Genomic window (Chitinophagales bacterium):
TAAAAACAGGAGCATCATAAGTAATAGTACTATTTTGCTTATGTTTATTTTTATTGCTCTTTTTATATATTTTTGTCCCTTTTTCATTTGTATTTCTGTTTTAGGTCTTTTTAAAAATATCTTGGTGTGATTACTTTTTTCTTCTCAAAGCCAAAGTCATAGCCTAGTATCACTTCATAACTACCATTGTTATAATCTCCGAGTTTGGTTAGTGTATAATCATAGGCAAAGCCTATTAACAGTTGTTTGGTTGGCCATACCTCTAAAAGTGCATCGAAGCTATCGCTGTTCGTTAGTCCTGTCTTCTTGTTGTGAAAGGCAGTTCTATAGGTTCCGCCTATGTTTACTCTATCGTAAATGAGTAAGCTTAAGTTAAAGTCAAACTCATGTGGTATCTTTTGCTCTGCACTAGCTATGTATTTGTACATTATCTGTGGTCTGATTTTAAGTACCTTACCTGCTGGTATTACACCTCCTGCTAGTGCAAAAAAGTGTGGTGTTCTGCTTGCACTTGTAAAGCTACCTTGTGAACTCTGTGCTAGTGCGTCTACTTGGTCTTTGTTGTACAAGTCGCCTTTGATAAAGTTAGGTACACTCGCTCCTACATAAAAATACTTGTGATAGATATATAGTCCTGCTCCTACATCTGGAAGTATTCTACTTACATTCTCTTGGAATACTGGATCTTGTTGTTCCAATGGATTTAACTCCGATAAGTTGCTCTTATACCATAGTATACCTGCATTGATACCAATGCTTAACTTTACGCCTTTGCCTAGTGGTACTCGGTATGCGTAACTTACATCAAACCATGTTTGGTTCGTTACACCTAGTCTGTCGTTCACTAAGAAAAAGCCCATGGCTGAGTGTTCTTTCTTAAACGGTGAGTGAATACTCACTGTCGTTGTCTGTGGTGCTCCATCTATGCCTGTCCACTGGTTTCTATACAGTGCCCTAATGCTTAGCACCTCTCTAGAACCTGTGTAACCTGCGTTGATTGGCAACTTGTTATACATGAACTGCGTGTACTGTGGTTCTTGTTGTCCGTATACCACTCCTGCTTGTAATAGTAACAGTAGCAACGCCATTTTACCGAATACTTTAAGACTATTTATCATCTCTTTTCTTTTTATTTGTTCCTTTTATTGTTCCCTTTTTTGCCTTTGGGGCAGCATGCCTTCTATTACACGCTGCCTTATTGGCTTTTTGGTATTCTCTCTCTTTTCTTATCTATTACCTGTGAATGACTATAAATCCTGCTTTGTTCACCTGCTCTCCTTCTCTGGTTAAGTATTTCAACACATAGTAGTAAGTACCATCTGGTAGTGGTGCTCCTTTGTACTCGCCATCCCAGCCAGACAAGTTGCTATATGCCTCGTTTCTATACACCTCTATGCCCCATCGGTTGTAAACGCATAACACTACATCTACTGACTCTTCTATACATGGTATGTACCAAGTATCGTTGATACCATCTCCGTTTGGTGAGATCGCATTTGGTATGATACAGCTTTCTATCTCTATAAATACCCATGCTGTATCGTTACCATCTGGATCGCAGATTACATACTGGAAGCTGTCTACTCCTCTGTAGTCTACCTGTGGTGTATAGGTTATCGTGCCGTCTGTATTCACTACCACACTTCCATGCTCTGGTGCTGTAATGATACCTTCTGGACTACATACTTGTAGTGGATCACTATCGGTTTGTTCGTCATTACCTAGTACCGTTATTGTAATTGGTGTGTTTACATCGGTTACCACTGTATCATTATTTGCTACTGGTGGCACGCCTGTTACCGTGATGATAACCGTAGTCTCGAAGCATTCGCCGTCCTCATTACATGCACTTATACATAGTGTATCTGTTCCCTTAACATCACCTGCCGTGTAAACCAAGCAACCTTCCTCATTAATGTACCAACTAATATAGTCTTCTACGCCTGCTGTCGCTCCTGTGCATGCCGTTATCGTAATAGCTGTGCCTGCCGGCGTAGTGAACTCACAGATGCTGTCCGTTTCGTTGATTGGTAGTGTCTCTCTTATAGTATCTTTTGGCTCTTCTACTGTAATGATAATAATTGTCGTATCACACATGCCTAAGTCATCGCATACTGTAATACATATCGTATCGTTGCCTGTAAAGCCATCCTCTGGTGTATATACTATACATGGATCTGTGCCTGTTATCTCTACATTTGCATTGTCATCGCAGGTAGCAATACTCGTTACTGTACCTGATAACTGTGTAGTATCTAAACATACTGTTATCGGACATCCATAACAGGTCGTATCTCTAATCGTATCCACTGGTATACAGCCGCTGAGATCTACACATACCCATACACTATCTCTACACAAGTTCTCCTTGCCTTCTACTACTACCCAATGACAACCACCTGGTACTACTATCTCGCTACCTAAATAGGTGATTTCGTAGTTTGGTTTTACATATGAACTTAACAGTGGTGATACTGAGAATATGGAGATGATGGTATCTGTTGCATCTGCAAAAATATGTGGATTGTCTGAATAAATTGTCAAACCATTTAATCGCCACGCTCCTTCTGGATTTACACTATTCATATAAGCTACCAACTCATCTAGTGTAGTAAAGCTTACGCTATCTGCCTCTGTTATTGTTAAGCTGTCATTTACTATCCACTGTTCTAAAGTATGTGGTATTCCATCTACATAGGTTTGTGCATTGATGGAGTATCTTCCTACTATCTGTTCATCACATATATCTATTCCTGAGGTATATAAATCTCCACTTACATAAATGTTATAATCCTCTATTCTATTCATTGGTATTGGTAAGCACAATTTACCTTCGTAGTTATCACATACTAAGTCTATCGTATCCTCTACTATTAAACTATCGCAGGTTGGACATACGATACATATTTGTGCTGTATCGCTACACCCTGTCATCGTATCTACTAAAATCACTTCATGACAGCCTTCAGTAAGTGTTAATTTAGTAGCACTATAGCTAATTCTATTATTATACTGTGCTGTATAAGTAGATGCTTCTGGTGTCCATGCAAAATAATGAATGCCTGTGCCTGTACTGTACGATAAATTTGGATTGGCAGACTTGACATTCAGTCCATCTACAAACCACATGCCTGATGCGTCTACACTATTCATATAAATTGCTAACTCAGCTAATGTATTAAAGTTAACCATTGGATAGATGCTTGTCGTATCATTGATACTCCACTCTTCTAACAAGTGTGGTACATTGTCTACATATCTTGTAATCTCAAAGTTATAACCTCCCTCTACACTTGTCTCGCCACAACCACTTGCACTGCTAAACTGTTGTGCACTTAGCGTACCATCTATATAGATTTGATACCTTTGAATAGTATTCAAATCTAATGATATACAATAGTCGCCTTCTCCATTAAAGTTACATGCAATTGTAGTATCAGATATAAAGTCGCAATGGTCTGGTAAATTACTCACTATTAGTACCGTCGTGTCTTTTATTCCTGTTACCGTGTCGGTCTTAATAATACATAGTGTGTCTAAATTATAGCCTGCAGTTGTACTTCTGTCTATCACTATACAGCCATTCTCATCTAAAGTATACACATTGCCACTGTTGTTACTATGCCCACAGTCTTCTATCTCCGTTATGATACCACTCATCATTGGCTCCACCTCAACACATATCGTATCTAGTGTTAATATCACGCCAGTATCATATATTGTCTCTGTTGTTGGTAGCTTCTGAATAATTATCACCGTAGTATCACAACTGATAAATACTAGTGTATCTACCTCTACCGTGTCTTTGCCATAATATATTAAACAGCCGGTAAGCGTATCAAAACCCCAGTCTTCTCGATATAAACCAACCACTGCTCCATCTACTATTCTACCAACTTCTATAATTGGTTGATTATTGCCATCTATACAAATAGTATCAAAACAGAATATGGTAGAATCATTAGCATAGATGGTATCTGTAATAGTATCGTTTACAGGAAGTACGCTTACAATGACTTCCGTTGTATCGCAAACGCCTAGTGTATTGTCACATACTACTACACAGAATTTATCTTCGCCGATGTTTGTTCCTGTATAAGTTACATTGATGCAACTACCATTAATTGTAGTCGTTGGCATAGTGATATTATCTAATGTGCCGTTACATAGCACAATACTAATATCGTCTGCATCCATACTTTCTTCTATCTGTACACATACACTATCCGTCTGACCTATCTTGATTGTATCTGGAATTGTATCTGGAATTGGTAACTTATGAAGAATTATCACTGTAGTGTCACAACTAATAAACACTAGTGTATCTACCTCTACCGTATCATTGCCATAATATATTAAACAGCCAGTAAGCGTATCAAAACCCCAGTCTTCTCGATATAAACCAACCACTGCCCCATCTACTATTCTACCAACTTCTATAATTGGTTGATTATTGCCATCTATACAAATAGTATCAAAACAGAATATGATGGAATCATTAGCATAGATGGTATCTGTAATAGTATCGTTTACAGGAAGTACGCTTACAATAACTTCTGTCGTATCGCATACGCCTAGTGTATTGTCGCATACTACTACACAGAATTTGTCTTGTCCAATATTCGTGCCTGTATAGGTGATATTGATGCAATTACCAGTGATGTTTGTTGTTGGTGTTGTGATGTTATCTATCGTGCCATCACAATATACGATTTGTACATTGTCTGCTGACATGCCTGCTTCTATCTGTACACAAATGCTATCTGTCGTACCTATGCTTATCGTGTCTTCTACTACATCTACTGTTGGTGTAATTTGGATTACTACTGGTACGCTGTCGCAGATGTTGTTTATCGTATCACATACTATAATACATAGTGTGTCTTTTCCTATGATTCCGTTCGATGTGTAAGTGATACATCCTGTGGTACTGTCTATTGAATATGTTCCTAGTCCACTTGTTGCTTGCTGTGTTCCATCGCATAGTGTCCAATGGCCTGGTGTGATGTTAAATATCGTATCTAAACATAGTGTTTCGGTACATGTATCACACACTGGTAAGATTGGTGTGCTGTCTTGTGGTAACACTGTAATGATGACTTCTGTGGTATCACATACGCCTAGTGTATTATCACATACGACCACACAGAATTTGTCTTGTCCAATATTCGTGCCTGTATAGGTGATATTGATGCAATTACCATTGATGTTTGTTGTTGGTGTTGTGATGTTATCTATCGTGCCATCACAATATACGATTTGTACATTGTCTGCTGACATGCCTGCTTCTATCTGTACACAAATGCTGTCTGTCGTGCCAATAGTGGTTGTGTCTTCTACTACATCTACTGTTGGTGTAATTTGGATTACTACTGGTACGCTGTCGCAGATGTTGTTTATCGTATCACATACTATAATACATAGTGTGTCGCTACCTATAATACCATTTGATGTATAAGTTACACAACCTGTGGTACTGTCTATTGAATATGTTCCTAGTCCACTTGTTGCTTGCTGTGTTCCATCGCATAGTGTCCAATGGCCTGGTGTGATGTTAAATATCGTATCTAAACATAGTGTTTCGGTACATGTATCACATACTGGTAATGTTGGTACTGTGTCTTGTGGTAAAACTGTAATGATGACTTCTGTGGTATCACATACGCCTAGTGTATTGTCGCATACTACTACACAGAATTTGTCTTGTCCGATATTCGTGCCTGTATAGGTTACATTGATGCAATTACCATTGATGTTTGTTGTTGGTGTTGTGATATTGTCTAGTGTGCCATCACATAGTACAATGCTTACATCATCTGGTGACATACCTTCTTCTATTTCTACACAAATGCTATCTGTCGTACCTATGCTTATCGTGTCTTCTACTACATCTACTGTTGGTGTAATTTGGATTACTACTGGTACGCTGTCGCAGATGTTGTTTATCGTATCACATACTATAATACATAGTGTGTCTTTTCCTATGATTCCGTTCGATGTGTAAGTGATACATCCTGTAGTGCTGTCTATACTGTATGTGCCTAGTCCACTTGTTGCTTGCTGTGTTCCATCGCATAGTGTCCAATGGCCTGGTGTGATGTTAAATATCGTATCTAAACATAGTGTTTCGGTACATGTATCACATACTGGTAATGTTGGTACTGTGTCTTGTGGTAAAACTGTAATGATGACTTCTGTGGTATCACATACGCCTAGTGTATTGTCGCATACTACTACACAGAATTTGTCTTGTCCGATATTCGTGCCTGTATAGGTTACATTGATGCAATTACCATTGATGTTTGTTGTTGGTGTTGTGATATTGTCTAGTGTGCCATCACATAGTACAATGCTTACATCATCTGGTGACATACCTTCTTCTATTTCTACACAAATGCTATCTGTCGTACCTATGCTTATCGTGTCTTCTACTACATCTACTGTTGGTGTAATTTGGATTACTACTGGTACGCTGTCGCAGATGTTGTTTATCGTATCACATACTATAATACATAGTGTGTCTTTTCCTATGATTCCGTTCGATGTGTAAGTGATACATCCTGTAGTGCTGTCTATACTGTATGTGCCTAGTCCACTTGTTGCTTGCTGTGTTCCATCGCATAGTGTCCAATGGCCTGGTGTGATGTTAAATATCGTATCTAAACATAGTGTTTCTGTACAGGTATCACACACTGGTAATGTTGGTACTGTGTCTTGTGGTAACACTGTAATGATGACTTCTGTGGTATCACATATGCCTAGTGTATTGTCGCATACTACTACACAGAATTTGTCTTCGCCAATATTAGTACCTGTATAGGTTACATTGATGCAATTACCATTGATGTTTGTTGTTGGTGTTGTGATGTTATCTATCGTGCCATCACAATATACGATTTGTACATTGTCTGCTGACATGCCTGCTTCTATCTGTACACAAATGCTATCTGTCGTGCCTATGCTTATCGTGTCTTCTACTACATCTACTGTTGGTGTAATTTGGATTACTACTGGTACGCTGTCGCAGATGTTGTTTATCGTATCACATACTATAATACATAGTGTGTCGCTACCTATAATACCATTTGATGTATAAGTTACACAACCTGTGGTACTGTCTATTGAATATGTTCCTAGTCCACTTGTTGCTTGCTGTGTTCCATCGCATAGTGTCCAATGGCCTGGTGTGATGTTAAATATCGTATCTAAACATAGTGTTTCGGTACATGTATCACATACTGGTAATGTTGGTACTGTGTCTTGTGGTAAAACTGTAATGATGACTTCTGTGGTATCACATACGCCTAGTGTATTGTCGCATACTACTACACAGAATTTGTCTTGTCCAATATTCGTGCCTGTATAGGTGATATTGATGCAATTACCAGTGATGTTTGTTGTTGGTGTTGTGATGTTATCTATCGTGCCATCACAATATACGATTTGTACATTGTCTGCTGACATGCCTGCTTCTATCTGTACACAAATGCTATCTGTCGTACCTATGCTTATCGTGTCTTCTACTACATCTACTGTTGGTGTAATTTGGATTACTACTGGTACGCTGTCGCAGATGTTGTTTATCGTATCACATACTATAATACATAGTGTGTCTTTTCCTATGATTCCGTTCGATGTGTAAGTGATACATCCTGTGGTACTGTCTATTGAATATGTTCCTAGTCCACTTGTTGCTTGCTGTGTTCCATCGCATAGTGTCCAATGGCCTGGTGTGATGTTAAATATCGTATCTAAACATAGTGTTTCTGTACATGTATCACACATAAGACCACTGTGTCTTGTGGTAACACTAATGATGACTTCTGTGGTATCACATACGCCTAGTGTATTATCACATACTACTACACAGAATTTGTCTTGTCCGATATTCGTGCCTGTATAGGTTACATTGATGCAATTACCATTGATGTTTGTTGTTGGTGTTGTGATGTTATCTATCGTGCCATCACATAGTACAATGCTCACATCGTCTGCTGACATGCCTGCTTCTATCTGTACACAAATGCTATCTGTCGTGCCTATGCTTATCGTGTCTTCTACTACATCTACTGTTGGTGTGATTTGGATTACTACTGGTACGCTGTCGCAGATGTTGTTTATCGTATCACATACTATAATACATAGTGTGTCTTTTCCTATGATTCCGTTCGATGTGTAAGTGATACATCCTGTGGTACTGTCTATTGAATATGTTCCTAGTCCACTTGTTGCTTGCTGTGTTCCATCGCATAGTGTCCAATGGCCTGGTGTGATGTTAAATATCGTATCTAAACATAGTGTTTCGGTACAGGTATCACACACTGGTAATGTTGGTACTGTGTCTTGTGGTAACACTGTAATGATGACTTCTGTGGTATCACATATGCCTAGTGTCGTATCACATACGACTACACAGAACTGGTCTTCGCCGATGTTTGTGCCTGTATAGGTTACATTGATGCAATTACCATTGATGTTTGTTGTTGGTGTTGTGATGTTATCTATCGTGCCATCACAATATACGATTTGTACATTGTCTGCTGACATGCCTGCTTCTATCTGTACACAAATGCTATCTGTCGTGCCTATGCTTATCGTGTCTTCTACTACATCTACTGTTGGTGTAATTTGGATTACTACTGGTACGCTGTCGCAGATGTTGTTTATCGTATCACATACTATAATACATAGTGTGTCTTTTCCTATGATTCCGTTCGATGTGTAAGTGATACATCCTGTGGTACTGTCTATTGAATATGTTCCTAGTCCACTTGTTGCTTGCTGTGTTCCATCGCATAGTGTCCAATGGCCTGGTGTGATGTTAAATATCGTATCTAAACATAGTGTTTCGGTACAGGTATCACACACTGGTAATGTTGGTACTGTGTCTTGTGGTAACACTGTAATGATGACTTCTGTGGTATCACATATGCCTAGTGTATTGTCGCATACTACTACACAGAATTTGTCTTCTCCTATATTCGTTCCTGTATAGGTTACATTGATGCAATTACCATTGATGTTTGTTGTTGGTGTTGTGATGTTATCTATCGTGCCATCACAATATGTCTGCTGACATGCCTGCTTCTATTGTACACAAATGCTATCTGTCGTGCCTATGCTTATCGTGTCTTCTACTACATCTACTGTTGGTGTAATTTGGATTACTACTGGTACGCTGTCGCAGATGTTGTTTATCGTATCACATACTATAATACATAGTGTGTCTTTTCCTATGATTCCGTTCGATGTGTAAGTGATACATCCTGTGGTACTGTCTATTGAATATGTTCCTAGTCCACTTGTTGCTTGCTGTGTTCCATCGCATAGTGTCCAATGCCTGGTCATCTATAAACATAGTGTTTCTGTACATGTTAAATATCGTATCTAAAAACAGTAGTACTACACAGAATTTTGTACATTGATGTAATTACCATTGATATCACTGTATCACATACAGAACTGTTGCCGATGTTTGTGTGTATTGTCGGCCTAGTTGTGCATCGTGATTATTGATAATGATGACTGCTGACATGCCTGCATGCACAAATGTATCTGTCTGTTTCCCTATTCTACTACAGTGTTTCTACTGTTGGTAATTTGATTTGTATTACTTTCGCATACGTATCACAGAATAATACATAGTGTAATTCCTATGATTCCTATTGATACATCCTGTGGTACTATCTATTGAATATGTTCCCTAGT
Coding sequences:
- a CDS encoding type IX secretion system membrane protein PorP/SprF, whose product is MALLLLLLQAGVVYGQQEPQYTQFMYNKLPINAGYTGSREVLSIRALYRNQWTGIDGAPQTTTVSIHSPFKKEHSAMGFFLVNDRLGVTNQTWFDVSYAYRVPLGKGVKLSIGINAGILWYKSNLSELNPLEQQDPVFQENVSRILPDVGAGLYIYHKYFYVGASVPNFIKGDLYNKDQVDALAQSSQGSFTSASRTPHFFALAGGVIPAGKVLKIRPQIMYKYIASAEQKIPHEFDFNLSLLIYDRVNIGGTYRTAFHNKKTGLTNSDSFDALLEVWPTKQLLIGFAYDYTLTKLGDYNNGSYEVILGYDFGFEKKKVITPRYF
- a CDS encoding gliding motility-associated C-terminal domain-containing protein, with protein sequence MLPQDTVPTLPVCDTCTETLCLDTIFNITPGHWTLCDGTQQATSGLGTYSIDSTTGCITYTSNGIIGKDTLCIIVCDTINNICDSVPVVIQITPTVDVVEDTISIGTTDSICVQIEAGMSADNVQIVYCDGTIDNITTPTTNINGNCINVTYTGTNIGEDQFCVVVCDTTLGICDTTEVIITVLPQDTVPTLPVCDTCTETLCLDTIFNITPGHWTLCDGTQQATSGLGTYSIDSTTGCITYTSNGIIGKDTLCIIVCDTINNICDSVPVVIQITPTVDVVEDTISIGTTDSICVQIEAGMSADDVSIVLCDGTIDNITTPTTNINGNCINVTYTGTNIGQDKFCVVVCDNTLGVCDTTEVIISVTTRHSGLMCDTCTETLCLDTIFNITPGHWTLCDGTQQATSGLGTYSIDSTTGCITYTSNGIIGKDTLCIIVCDTINNICDSVPVVIQITPTVDVVEDTISIGTTDSICVQIEAGMSADNVQIVYCDGTIDNITTPTTNITGNCINITYTGTNIGQDKFCVVVCDNTLGVCDTTEVIITVLPQDTVPTLPVCDTCTETLCLDTIFNITPGHWTLCDGTQQATSGLGTYSIDSTTGCVTYTSNGIIGSDTLCIIVCDTINNICDSVPVVIQITPTVDVVEDTISIGTTDSICVQIEAGMSADNVQIVYCDGTIDNITTPTTNINGNCINVTYTGTNIGEDKFCVVVCDNTLGICDTTEVIITVLPQDTVPTLPVCDTCTETLCLDTIFNITPGHWTLCDGTQQATSGLGTYSIDSTTGCITYTSNGIIGKDTLCIIVCDTINNICDSVPVVIQITPTVDVVEDTISIGTTDSICVEIEEGMSPDDVSIVLCDGTLDNITTPTTNINGNCINVTYTGTNIGQDKFCVVVCDNTLGVCDTTEVIITVLPQDTVPTLPVCDTCTETLCLDTIFNITPGHWTLCDGTQQATSGLGTYSIDSTTGCITYTSNGIIGKDTLCIIVCDTINNICDSVPVVIQITPTVDVVEDTISIGTTDSICVEIEEGMSPDDVSIVLCDGTLDNITTPTTNINGNCINVTYTGTNIGQDKFCVVVCDNTLGVCDTTEVIITVLPQDTVPTLPVCDTCTETLCLDTIFNITPGHWTLCDGTQQATSGLGTYSIDSTTGCVTYTSNGIIGSDTLCIIVCDTINNICDSVPVVIQITPTVDVVEDTTTIGTTDSICVQIEAGMSADNVQIVYCDGTIDNITTPTTNINGNCINITYTGTNIGQDKFCVVVCDNTLGVCDTTEVIITVLPQDSTPILPVCDTCTETLCLDTIFNITPGHWTLCDGTQQATSGLGTYSIDSTTGCITYTSNGIIGKDTLCIIVCDTINNICDSVPVVIQITPTVDVVEDTISIGTTDSICVQIEAGMSADNVQIVYCDGTIDNITTPTTNITGNCINITYTGTNIGQDKFCVVVCDNTLGVCDTTEVIVSVLPVNDTITDTIYANDSIIFCFDTICIDGNNQPIIEVGRIVDGAVVGLYREDWGFDTLTGCLIYYGNDTVEVDTLVFISCDTTVIILHKLPIPDTIPDTIKIGQTDSVCVQIEESMDADDISIVLCNGTLDNITMPTTTINGSCINVTYTGTNIGEDKFCVVVCDNTLGVCDTTEVIVSVLPVNDTITDTIYANDSTIFCFDTICIDGNNQPIIEVGRIVDGAVVGLYREDWGFDTLTGCLIYYGKDTVEVDTLVFISCDTTVIIIQKLPTTETIYDTGVILTLDTICVEVEPMMSGIITEIEDCGHSNNSGNVYTLDENGCIVIDRSTTAGYNLDTLCIIKTDTVTGIKDTTVLIVSNLPDHCDFISDTTIACNFNGEGDYCISLDLNTIQRYQIYIDGTLSAQQFSSASGCGETSVEGGYNFEITRYVDNVPHLLEEWSINDTTSIYPMVNFNTLAELAIYMNSVDASGMWFVDGLNVKSANPNLSYSTGTGIHYFAWTPEASTYTAQYNNRISYSATKLTLTEGCHEVILVDTMTGCSDTAQICIVCPTCDSLIVEDTIDLVCDNYEGKLCLPIPMNRIEDYNIYVSGDLYTSGIDICDEQIVGRYSINAQTYVDGIPHTLEQWIVNDSLTITEADSVSFTTLDELVAYMNSVNPEGAWRLNGLTIYSDNPHIFADATDTIISIFSVSPLLSSYVKPNYEITYLGSEIVVPGGCHWVVVEGKENLCRDSVWVCVDLSGCIPVDTIRDTTCYGCPITVCLDTTQLSGTVTSIATCDDNANVEITGTDPCIVYTPEDGFTGNDTICITVCDDLGMCDTTIIIITVEEPKDTIRETLPINETDSICEFTTPAGTAITITACTGATAGVEDYISWYINEEGCLVYTAGDVKGTDTLCISACNEDGECFETTVIITVTGVPPVANNDTVVTDVNTPITITVLGNDEQTDSDPLQVCSPEGIITAPEHGSVVVNTDGTITYTPQVDYRGVDSFQYVICDPDGNDTAWVFIEIESCIIPNAISPNGDGINDTWYIPCIEESVDVVLCVYNRWGIEVYRNEAYSNLSGWDGEYKGAPLPDGTYYYVLKYLTREGEQVNKAGFIVIHR